From a single Prionailurus bengalensis isolate Pbe53 chromosome A1, Fcat_Pben_1.1_paternal_pri, whole genome shotgun sequence genomic region:
- the PRR7 gene encoding proline-rich protein 7 gives MVMSQGTYTFLTCFAGFWLIWGLIVLLCCFCSFLRRRLKRRQEERLREQNLRALELEPLELEGSLAGSPPGLAPPPPPQRGRLEAPAHAHQHVHVHPLLHHGPAQPHAHPHAHHHALPHPPPPHLSVPPRPWSYPRQAESDMSKPPCYEEAVLMAEPPPPYSEVLTDTRGLYRKIVTPFLSRRDSSEKQEQPPPSYKPLFLDRGYTSALHLPSAPRPAAPCPALCLQADRGRRVFPSWTDSELSSREPLEHGAWRLPVSIPLFGRTTAV, from the exons atGGTTATGTCCCAGGGCACCTACACGTTCCTCACGTGCTTCGCCGGTTTCTGGCTCATCTGGGGTCTCATCGTCCTACTCTGCTGCTTCTGCAGCTTCCTGCGCCGCCGCCTCAAACGGCGCCAGGAGGAACGACTACGTGAGCAGAACCTCCGCGCCCTCGAGCTGGAGCCCCTCGAGCTCGAGGGCAGCCTGGCCGGAAGCCCCCCAGGCCTAGCGCCGCCACCACCACCGCAGCGCGGCCGCCTCGAGGCGCCGGCGCACGCGCATCAGCACGTGCACGTCCACCCGCTGCTGCACCACGGGCCGGCGCAGCCACACGCACACCCGCACGCACACCACCACGCGCTTCCTCATCCGCCGCCCCCGCACCTCTCAGTGCCGCCGCGGCCTTGGAGTTATCCGCGTCAAG CGGAATCGGACATGTCCAAGCCACCGTGCTATGAAGAGGCGGTGCTGATGGCCGAGCCGCCGCCGCCCTACAGTGAGGTGCTCACGGACACGCGCGGCCTCTACCGCAAGATCGTCACACCCTTTCTGAGCCGCCGCGACAGCTCGGAGAAACAGGAGCAGCCGCCGCCCAGCTACAAGCCGCTCTTCCTGGACCGGGGCTACACGTCAGCGCTGCACCTGCCCAGCGCTCCGCGGCCTGCGGCCCCCTGCCCTGCGCTCTGTCTGCAGGCGGACCGTGGCCGCCGGGTCTTCCCCAGCTGGACCGACTCGGAACTCAGCAGCCGCGAGCCGCTGGAGCACGGAGCTTGGCGCCTGCCGGTCTCCATCCCCTTGTTCGGGAGGACTACAGCCGTATAG